A window of the Scyliorhinus torazame isolate Kashiwa2021f chromosome 12, sScyTor2.1, whole genome shotgun sequence genome harbors these coding sequences:
- the mdh2 gene encoding malate dehydrogenase, mitochondrial, whose amino-acid sequence MLSRVVRPTVAALGRSFSVSSQNNAKVAVLGASGGIGQPLSLLLKNSPLVSNLSLYDIAHTPGVAADLSHIETRAKVVGYLGAEQLADALKGSELVVIPAGVPRKPGMTRDDLFNTNATIVAILTEACAQHCPEAMICVIANPVNSTIPITTEVFKKHGVYNPNKIFGVTTLDVVRANTFIGELKGLDPARVSVPVVGGHAGKTIIPLISQCNPKVEFPQDQLEALTGRIQEAGTEVVKAKAGAGSATLSMAYAGARFVFSLLDAMNGKEGVVECAFVRSEETESPYFSTPLLLGKSGIEKNLGLGKLSAFEEKLVAEAMGELKGSIKKGEEFVKNKK is encoded by the exons AACAATGCCAAGGTAGCAGTATTAGGTGCATCGGGTGGCATTGGgcagcctctctctctgctgctaaaGAACAGCCCTCTTGTGAGTAACCTGTCTCTCTACGATATTGCTCACACACCTGGCGTTGCAGCTGATCTCAGTCACATTGAGACGAGGGCGAAGGTTGTGG GTTACTTGGGTGCTGAACAGCTGGCTGATGCCTTGAAAGGATCTGAGCTCGTGGTCATTCCTGCTGGAGTGCCTAGGAAACCTG GCATGACTCGAGATGATCTGTTCAACACTAATGCTACGATAGTTGCAATTTTAACAGAGGCCTGTGCTCAACACTGTCCAGAGGCCATGATCTGTGTCATCGCCAACCCT GTGAACTCCACAATACCGATCACAACAGAAGTTTTCAAGAAACATGGCGTGTACAACCCAAACAAAATCTTTGGCGTGACAACATTGGACGTGGTCAGAGCCAACACCTTTATTGGTGAGCTGAAG GGCCTTGACCCAGCGCGTGTGTCTGTCCCGGTAGTTGGGGGGCATGCTGGAAAGACCATCATCCCTCTGATCTCTCAG TGCAACCCTAAAGTGGAATTTCCTCAGGATCAGCTGGAGGCCCTGACGGGCAGGATTCAGGAGGCTGGTACAGAGGTGGTTAAAGCCAAGGCTGGGGCAG GTTCTGCCACCCTGTCCATGGCGTATGCTGGTGCCAGGTTTGTCTTCTCGCTCTTGGATGCAATGAATGGTAAAGAAGGAGTGGTGGAATGTGCATTTGTCAGGTCTGAAGAAACTGAATCGCCATATTTCTCTACACCTTTACTTCTCGGG AAAAGTGGCATTGAGAAGAATCTTGGACTGGGCAAACTATCTGCTTTTGAAGAGAAGCTTGTGGCTGAAGCTATGGGTGAACTCAAAGGCTCTATAAAGAAAGGCGAGGAATTTGTGAAGAACAAGAAGTAA